CCGACTTCGGGGTTGCGCACTACGCCACCTTCGTGCTCCCCGAGTCGTTCCAATCCCCCCGCGATTGGGCATCGCAAGCGGCGTTGCTGGGCGAACCGCCGACCCGTCACAGCGGGCAACAACTGGCGTTCACGTTTCTCGATTACAGCCGCCTGGGCGACACGGGACTCAACCGTGAGGGGCGCATGTTGGGGACGTTGACGGGGGTCGACCGGCTCGAAAATTGGGAGGATTTAAGCGAGGAGGACTACCGGGCCCGCAAGTCGGCGTGGCAGGCGCAGCTGCTCGAACGATTGGAGGGGTGTTTTCCCGGCATCGGCTCGGCCATCGTGTTTCAGGAGTTCGCCACCGCCCGGACCATGGCCAAGTATCTGAACACCCCCGGCGGCGCCGTCTACGGCTTCAACCCCTCCCCCGGCGAGTTCCGCCCCCCCAAGGCGGCGACCCCCATCCCCGGCCTCTACCTCGCCTCGGCCTTCGGGGCGATGGGAGGTGGCTTCACCGGGGCGATGCTGTCGGGGGAGCAGGCGGCCAAGGAGGTGTTGGCGCTGTGGTGAGCGGGCAGCGCAAGGTCATCCCCTTGCGGAACCACCCCAATCGTCGTCTCATCCCAGGTTAGTCCACTTAGCCAACTTCGATGCGGAGGCTCCATGAGCACCGTCAACATGCACGAAGCCAAAACCCACCTCTCCAGTCTGGTCGAGCAGGCGCTGGCCGGTCAGGAGGTGGTGATCGCCAAGGCCGGCAAACCGTTGGTGCGCTTGGTGCCGGTCGCCCAAGAGGGGGAGAGCCGCAAACCGGGGCGCTTCAAGGGGCAAATCAAACTGGCCGACGATTTCGACGCCACCCCCGAGGAGGTCATACGGACCTTCGAGGGGGAATGACGATGCAACGGCTGCTGCTCGACGCCCACACCCTGCTTTGGTGGCTGGCCGACGATCCCGCCCTGGGGACTCAAACCCGTGAAGCCATCGCCGACGGTCGCAACCGGGTTTACGTGAGCGCCGCCTCGATATGGGAGATCGGCATCAAGCGGGCGCTGGGCAAACTCGATGCCCCTCAGGGGATGGATCGCATCGTCGAGGAGGAGCGTTTCATTCCCCTTCCCGTCACCTTGCACCACGCCGAAGCGGCCAGCCTACTCCCCCACCACCACCGCGACCCCTTCGACCGCATGTTGATCGCCCAGGCGCAAAGCGAGGGATTGACGCTGGTGACCGCCGACGGGCAGATGGGGATTTATGGGGTACGGATCTTGGCGGCGGGGGAGTGAAGCATGGGCGATCTGAAAACCTACGTCGCCAACCGACGTAGCAGCGATCCCGCATTCGACGACCAGTACGACGAGGGTTACCGAGTTTTCGTCCAAACCGGCTCAATCCAGGTTTCACAGGAAGTACCCGTATCGGATGATGGGACTGCTGAAACCGGTACCTCTCCGGTCTTCGACAAGGCAGAATCAAACGACAGCGCCCCCCCCTGATCCTTCACGCACGGGGTTCCAACCATGAATCGACAACTGCTGAATCAAGTCAGCCAACTGAGCGTCGACGAACGTCTCGAATTGGTCGAGGCCATCTGGGATACCATCGATCCCACGGAGATCCCTTTGACGGAGGCGCAACAACAGGAGTTGGATCGCCGTTTGAACGACCACCTCGACCATCCCGACGATGTCGTCCCGTGGGAAGAGGTTAAGGCGGGAGCCCTGGCGCGCTTGCGGCAATGACCGTATCGATCGTTTTTCGGCGGGCCGCCACGGCGGAATTTTAAGAGGCGACTGCCCGTTACGAAGCCCAACGCCCCGGACTCGGCAACCGGTTCATTGCCGAGGTCGAGCGATGCATCGACACCCTGGCCCGCCACCCCAAGCAATCCCCCGTGGTACATCGCGAAGTTCGGCGCGCCGTTGTCCGCCACTTTCCCTACGCCATTTTCTACCGCCTCGAAGAGAGACGATTAATCGTTCTGGCGGTCTTCCATGGCCACCGGGATCCTGCAATTTGGCAACGACGGCTCTAAACGCGACCCCGCTGGATCCCGAAGACAAGGAAGCTGGATGAACATGAAATCCATGGTTATGTGGTTCGCGCTGGGACTGGGACTGGGACTCGTGCTTCCCCTCGGTGCGAACGGGGCCTCCTACAGCCTGGGCGATCAAACCGTCGTCTTCGAAAACGAGGTTGCTGAAATCACCTGTCGTCCCTTGAGCATCGACGGACGCATTTGGGGATGGGTTGGGGACAAGGTGCAAAGCTTGGGAAGGCTCTATTTCTTGAAATGTCGTGAAGACCGCCCAAGCCACCCAACTTCGATCAACCCAGAACGACGCCCTGGAGGCATAGGCTCCTGGCACATGTTCCGCCCCGGCCAAGACCAAAAGCCTGTTCAGCTCAAACTCCCCCAATTGAGCTACTTCTCCAACCCCTCCTTCTGCGGTGCCAAGGTCGCCTATTGGGGCCACACCGAACAACACCCATTGATCTTCTCGGCCATGATCGCCGACGCCGACAACGGCAAAGTGCCACAAGAACGAAGGTTGGGAAATATCGTTTTTGAAACCGACTACGCCTATTTCTTGAAGCAGCCACAATGGGACGACGACTGCACCGAGGCGACGTTCGACGATCAACGGTTTGCACCGACAACGGTGCTGACGACCCCCTAACTCGATCAAGTCACCCGCAAGAGCAGCAACATGGTTGTTTCCATATGTAGGTATATATTGACATCTACCTTCATTCTGAAACCATGCCTGCCATGGACACCTCCTACGACGCCATTCTCGATCTTGCCCGCCGCCAGGGTTTGATCCGCCCCCGCGACCTGGAGCCCCTTGGGCTGCCGCGCGTGTTGCTCACTCGCATGGTCTCGCGCGGCGATCTTGTGCGCCGGGGTCGGGGGCTGTATGCCCTGCCCGACCATCCGGTTTCCGAATTCGCCACCCTGTCCGAGGTCGCCCGCCGCCATCCCCAGGGGGTGATCTGCCTGCTTTCGGCGCTGCGCTTCCACAATCTGACCACCCAGGCCCCCTTCGAGGTTTGGCTGGCGATCCCCAACAAGGCGCGGACCCCGCGCGGGGGGGGGACGCCGCTGCGGGTGGTGCGGTTTTCGGGGCAGGCGCTGCATGAAGGGATCGAGGAGCACATCGTCGACGGGGTGCCGGTGCACATCACCGGGGTGGCGAAAACCGTGGCCGACTGCTTCAAGTTTCGCAGCAAAATCGGCCTTGATGTCGCCATCGAGGCGCTGCGCGAGGCGTGGCGGGAGCGGCGGACGACGATGGACGAGCTGTGGCGCTTTGCCGCCGTCTGCCGGGTCGCCAACGTCATGCGCCCGTATCTAGAGAGCCTGACGTGAGCGGCAACCTGCCCGGGACCGGACATGTTCATCGTACGGGGGAAGAATTGAGCCGATCATGAAAATCATCGACAACATCAATACGCTGCTGGGCGACGATCTCAAGGCATCGATCAAACCGAAATCGCGGCTAAAGATCGCGGCATCCTGCTTTTCTATCTATGCCTACGAGGCGCTCAAAAAAGAGCTGGAACAGGTCGAGTCTTTGGAGTTCGTCTTTACGACGCCGACCTTCGTGCCCGAAGAGGTCACCGACAAGGTGCGCAGGGAGCGCCGGGAGTTTTTCATCCCGAAGCTGGGCCACGAGCGCAATGTGTACGGGTCGGAATTCGAGATCCAGCTACGCAACAAGCTGACCCAACGGGCTATCGCCAGGGAATGCGCCGATTGGATCCGCCGTAAAGCCATCTTCAAGTCCAACAAAACCAAGGCGGCAATGCAGCAAATCGCGTGCATTCAAGGGCCTGATGAGGAAACGGTTTACTCCACGCTTCATGGCTTCACCGCCGTGGACCTCGGTTACCAACAAGGCGATGCCGTCTCGAACCTTGTCCACCGCCTGGATGAGCCCCAATTCACAACCACCTACTTGCAGCTGTTCGATCAGATCTGGCGAGACCCCAACAAGGTCCAGGATGTCACGCAGGCAATCTGCGACCACATCGACGCGGTCTTTCAAGAAAACGCCCCCGAGCGGATTTACTTCTGGATCCTCTACAACATCTTCAACGAGTTTTTGGAGGACCTGGACGAAGACCTTCTTCCCAACGACCGCACCGGGTACCAGAACACCCTAATCTGGCAAAAGCTCTTCAACTTTCAGCGGGACGCCGCCGTTGGTTTGATCAACAAACTGGAGACCTACAACGGCTGCATCCTGGCCGACAGTGTCGGACTCGGAAAAACCTTCACTGCCTTGGCGGTCGTCAAGTACTACGAACTGCGTAATCGCTCGGTTTTGGTGCTTTGCCCCAAGAAACTGGCCGACAACTGGCTCAACTACAATCGCAACCTCAAGACCAATATCTTCGCCAAGGACCGCTTCAACTATGACGTGCTCTGTCATACCGACCTGAGCCGAACCGGCGGCGAGTCCTTTGGAACGCCGCTCAACCGGGTCAACTGGGGCAATTACGATCTGGTGGTGATCGACGAGTCGCACAACTTCCGAAACAACGAGGTCTTCAAGGACAAGGAGACCCGCTACCAGAAGCTGATGAATCAGGTCATTCGGGCTGGGGTAAAAACCAAGGTGCTGATGCTTTCGGCCACCCCCGTGAACAACCGATTCACCGATTTGCGCAACCAGCTTGCCCTGGCTTATGAGGGAGAATCTGAAAACCTTTCCGACAAGCTACGCTCCGGGCAATCGATCGAAGAGATCTTCCGCAACGCCCAGGCCGCCTTTAACCAGTGGTCCAAGTTGCCGCCCGAGGAACGGACCGCCCGGGCCATTCTCGATGCCCTCGATTTCGATTTTTTCGAGTTGCTCGATTCGGTCACCATCGCCCGCTCGCGCAAACACATCCAAACCTTCTACGACACCCGCGACATCGGCACCTTTCCCGAGCGGCGCAAACCGCTTTCCTACCACTGCCCTCTGACCCAGCGCCCCGACGTGCTGGGTTTCAACGATATTTTCGCCCACCTCTCCCAGCTCAACCTTGCCGTATACGCCCCGGTTGGGTACCTCCTGTCCAGCCGTGTGGCGAAATACGCCGCTCTGTACGACACCGCCATCGGCGACGGCCGGGTGACCTTCAGACAGGTGGATCGCGAGCGCAGCCTGCAAGCGCTGATGACCACCAACCTGCTCAAACGGCTGGAAAGCTCGGTTCACGCCTTCCGGTTGACCTTGAAGAGCCTGCATGACAACCACACCAAAACTTTGGACCGCATTGCGGCTTACTTAGCCAAGGGGAGCGAAAGCAGCATTTCGGATTGGACCGAGGTCCTGGAAAACCTCGATGCCGACGACGACGAGTGGCCGGATCTGGGGGAAGACGTCATCGGGGGAAAGATCAAAATCGACCTGGGGGACATGGATCTACCCCGTTGGGAGCACGACCTCAAGGCCGATTTGGCGCTCATCGACGATCTGTTGACCTCGATGAGCAAAGTCACCCCCGAGGAGGATGCCAAGCTGCAACACCTCAAGGCCCACATCCTGGGCAAACTCGAAAATCCCATCAATCCGGGCAATCGCAAGATCTTGATCTTTTCGGCCTATGCCGATACCGCCGACTACCTCTACAACCAATTGGCACCCGAACTGAATCGGGATCATGCCCTTCATGCCGCCAAGGTCACTGGCAAGGACGCCCCCAAATCGACCCTCAAGGGGGGGTACGATTTCCAAGAACTGCTCACCCTTTTCTCGCCCCGCGCCAAGGACAAAGCGGTGGTGCTCCCCGATGAACCCGCCGAGATCGATTTGCTGATTGCCACCGATTGCATTTCGGAGGGGCAAAATCTTCAGGACTGCGACTACCTGATCAACTACGACATCCATTGGAACCCGGTGCGCATCATCCAGCGCTTTGGCCGGGTCGACCGCATCGGCTCGCCCAATCGGAGCATCCAGTTGGTCAATTACTGGCCCGACATCACCCTGGACGAATACATCAACCTCAAGGAGCGGGTCGAAAACCGGATGACCATCGTCGACGTCACCGCCACCGGGGACGACAACGTCCTAAGTGCGCAGGCCAACGACGTGGCCTATCGCAAGGAGCAACTGCGACGGTTGCAAGAGGAGGTGATCGAGCTGGAGGAGATGAAGACCGGCGTGTCGATCACCGATATGGGGCTCAACGATTTCCGCATGGATCTGCTCAACTACCTCAAAACCCGCGACGATCTGAGCAAACTTCCCAATGGGTTGCATGCCGTGGTGCCCGCCGATCCCGAGCGGGGGCTGGTTCCCGGCGTCATCTTCTGTCTGCGCAACCGCAACCATGGATTGAACCTGCGCCAGCACAACCGACTGCATCCCTATTACCTTGTGTATGTGGATCACGATGGGCAGGTGGTGATCGACCCGACCGAGCCCAAGAAATTGCTCGATTGGGTACGGGCCAATTGCCGGGGGAAAAATCAGCCGCTTCCCGAGGTTTGCCGCCTGTTCAATCGGGCCACCCACGATGGACGGCGCATGGAGTTGTATTCGGCGCTGCTCGACGCCGCCATCGGCTCGATGATCGAAAGCAAGGAGGAGCAGGATCTCGACAGCTTGTTCGGTGGGGGGAAGACGACGGCGTTGGTCGATTCCATTAGCGGATTGGACGATTTCGAGTTGATCGCCTTTTTGGTGATTCAAGGATGAAGGCGGAAGAAAAGGATGAAGGCGGAAGGATGAAGGATGAAAGGGGTGAAGCGAATTGGTGGACTTGAAACAGCGGACCAAGGGTTTTGCGCTGCGGGTGATTCGCCTTTATTCGGCGTTGCCGAAGACGGTTGAGGCCCAGGTCATCGGCAAACAATTGCTACGCTCGGGGCTTTCGGTGGGCGCCCATTATCGGGAAGGAATACGTGCCCGCTCCCAGGCCGAATTTGCCAGCAAAATCGAGGGGGGGCTTCAGGAGCTTGAAGAAAGCGGATATTGGATGGAGTTGCTGGTCGAATCGGGAATCGTGCCGCTGGCCAAACTTGCCGATTTATTGGACGAAACCAACCAGTCGACGGCGATCCTGACAACGTGCGTCAAAAACTCAAAGAAACGAGGAGGTCGTGGGCATGACAACCGATGATCGCCTCAAGACCGATTCATCCTTCCGCCTTCATCCTTCATCCTTCATCCTTCCGCCTTCATCCTTCATCCTTTCCCCCCCTTCGCCTTCCCCCCGCAAACCCATTTCGGCAAGGTACTTCCCAAAAACAAAATCTACCAACGCGCCGCCCCCACCAAGTCGGTGCGGCAGCGGTTCGTCGACCAAATCGAACAAATCGTCTGGCTTCACAAGCTGGCCCCCGAGACGATCAAACTCCCCGCTACTCCGGTCGTGGCCGAGATTCAAGTCTTCGCGGTCGCGCTCAAGGAGGTGGAGGTTCACGACGAGGTGCTGCGTACCCTCGACCGGGCAATCCAGTCTCCCATTTTGT
The window above is part of the Proteobacteria bacterium CG1_02_64_396 genome. Proteins encoded here:
- a CDS encoding transcriptional regulator: MDTSYDAILDLARRQGLIRPRDLEPLGLPRVLLTRMVSRGDLVRRGRGLYALPDHPVSEFATLSEVARRHPQGVICLLSALRFHNLTTQAPFEVWLAIPNKARTPRGGGTPLRVVRFSGQALHEGIEEHIVDGVPVHITGVAKTVADCFKFRSKIGLDVAIEALREAWRERRTTMDELWRFAAVCRVANVMRPYLESLT
- a CDS encoding four helix bundle protein yields the protein MVDLKQRTKGFALRVIRLYSALPKTVEAQVIGKQLLRSGLSVGAHYREGIRARSQAEFASKIEGGLQELEESGYWMELLVESGIVPLAKLADLLDETNQSTAILTTCVKNSKKRGGRGHDNR
- a CDS encoding helicase: MKIIDNINTLLGDDLKASIKPKSRLKIAASCFSIYAYEALKKELEQVESLEFVFTTPTFVPEEVTDKVRRERREFFIPKLGHERNVYGSEFEIQLRNKLTQRAIARECADWIRRKAIFKSNKTKAAMQQIACIQGPDEETVYSTLHGFTAVDLGYQQGDAVSNLVHRLDEPQFTTTYLQLFDQIWRDPNKVQDVTQAICDHIDAVFQENAPERIYFWILYNIFNEFLEDLDEDLLPNDRTGYQNTLIWQKLFNFQRDAAVGLINKLETYNGCILADSVGLGKTFTALAVVKYYELRNRSVLVLCPKKLADNWLNYNRNLKTNIFAKDRFNYDVLCHTDLSRTGGESFGTPLNRVNWGNYDLVVIDESHNFRNNEVFKDKETRYQKLMNQVIRAGVKTKVLMLSATPVNNRFTDLRNQLALAYEGESENLSDKLRSGQSIEEIFRNAQAAFNQWSKLPPEERTARAILDALDFDFFELLDSVTIARSRKHIQTFYDTRDIGTFPERRKPLSYHCPLTQRPDVLGFNDIFAHLSQLNLAVYAPVGYLLSSRVAKYAALYDTAIGDGRVTFRQVDRERSLQALMTTNLLKRLESSVHAFRLTLKSLHDNHTKTLDRIAAYLAKGSESSISDWTEVLENLDADDDEWPDLGEDVIGGKIKIDLGDMDLPRWEHDLKADLALIDDLLTSMSKVTPEEDAKLQHLKAHILGKLENPINPGNRKILIFSAYADTADYLYNQLAPELNRDHALHAAKVTGKDAPKSTLKGGYDFQELLTLFSPRAKDKAVVLPDEPAEIDLLIATDCISEGQNLQDCDYLINYDIHWNPVRIIQRFGRVDRIGSPNRSIQLVNYWPDITLDEYINLKERVENRMTIVDVTATGDDNVLSAQANDVAYRKEQLRRLQEEVIELEEMKTGVSITDMGLNDFRMDLLNYLKTRDDLSKLPNGLHAVVPADPERGLVPGVIFCLRNRNHGLNLRQHNRLHPYYLVYVDHDGQVVIDPTEPKKLLDWVRANCRGKNQPLPEVCRLFNRATHDGRRMELYSALLDAAIGSMIESKEEQDLDSLFGGGKTTALVDSISGLDDFELIAFLVIQG
- a CDS encoding twitching motility protein PilT, whose amino-acid sequence is MQRLLLDAHTLLWWLADDPALGTQTREAIADGRNRVYVSAASIWEIGIKRALGKLDAPQGMDRIVEEERFIPLPVTLHHAEAASLLPHHHRDPFDRMLIAQAQSEGLTLVTADGQMGIYGVRILAAGE
- a CDS encoding addiction module component, whose translation is MNRQLLNQVSQLSVDERLELVEAIWDTIDPTEIPLTEAQQQELDRRLNDHLDHPDDVVPWEEVKAGALARLRQ